From the genome of Adhaeribacter pallidiroseus:
AATCAGGAAATTTCCTGGGTGTACTACGATCCGGCTGTTTCTACCGGCAAAATTCTGGGTGTTATTGAAATATTCAACCATTTACCAGATAAAAATCCCTACGCGCTGTTAACCGACGCAGAAAAAATTAAAAAAACAAAGTTCTGCATCTGGTTTCCGACGCGGCGCGTATTATGGAAATACATTCGCAAAGATACCCGCGCCCAAACGATTACGGATGTGGGCAGCACCGCTTATCAATTTAAGTTAAACGGCGACCAGTTTATTTCTACGGTTCCCATTCCTTTATCCGAAAGCGTGTTAAAAACCTTGAAGCTGGAGTTTAGCACCGCCGATTTTAAAGTATCCCCTTTACCCAATCCGCCGGTTCAGCGATTTGGTAAGTGCCACCAGAATGATTACGATTACCTGTGCTCGGAAGTATATTTAAATTATTAATTCTTTTCCTAGCCAACTATTCAGGATTAAGCGCAAATCAAGGTTAAAATTTAAAAAAATTTAGTTTTAGCAAGTAATGTTTTCCGCCGCTGAAAAAACTGTAAAACTCGCGCCGGCCGTGCAACAAAAAGCGGCAGGCAACTGCTTTTTTAAAAAAACAGGGGAGGAAGGTTTTTTCCAAAACAAACAAACAGCTTTGCCGGAAAACACGGCCTTCTTTAATGCTCCCGTACAGGCTAAGTTAAAAGTGAGCAGCCCCGATGACCCGCAGGAAAAAGAAGCCGATGCCGTGGCCGATCGCGTGATGCGCATGCCGGAACCAACAGCAGAACCTAAAATAACAGAACCAATAACCGACAAAAAGGAAGAAAACATCTCCCGGAAAGAAGCTGCTGCTCCTAAAAAAGATGATTCAATGGCGGATACGGTGCTGACTAAAAAAGATTCAACTCACAAACTGCAAACTAAATTATCCTGGACAATTTTCCGGGGGGTAGATGCCAGCCATAGCCTAGATGCTGCTGATCAGTCTAAAGTTAGTACAGAAGAAAATAGTGCCCGTAAAAATACAGTTTTGGGGGGCTCGGAAGGAGTTCCGCGGAGCGGCAGGGAAACTATCCACGATGCCAGTTCCTTTGAACAGTCATTAGCGGCCACCAAGGGAAAAGGCAGTGCCCTGTCCGGCTCTACCCGCAAATTTATGGAAAGCCGTTTTAACGCGGATTTTAGTAATGTTCGGATCCACACAGATACAAACGCGGTTAATTTAAGTACCCGGGTGCAGGCGCAGGCTTTTGCGCACGGCAATGATATTTATTTTAACAGTAATAAATACGCGCCCGACTCTAACGTAGGCCGGTCTTTACTTGCCCATGAGCTCACCCATACCATTCAGCAGGGAGCAAGCAAAACCAAGCCCGCTGCTGTAAATAGCCCGGAATCGCTAGCCCCCAAAAATGATAGCAACTTAAATACGGATGCGGTTAGGTTTTTACCTGACCAGGCGACTACTTATACCAAAGCAACAGAAATCAAGCCTATTGTAGTACAAGAAGATACAGAAGTTTCCCGGAAAAATAATTCGGAATTCAGTGGCCATAAATTGTCCTTGGCCCATGATCAATCGGCAAAAGCACCACGAAGCACCTGGCAAGTAGGCGTAAAAGGCCATCTGCAACGCGTTCCCGTAAACCCGGCACTTCCTAATTCTGCCGAGCCGGAAATTCAAAAAAAAGAAGATTTTCCCGAAAAAGATAAGTTAGCGGAACAACCTAAATTAGGAATACAAAAAAAAACATTTGCCTCCGCTAATCCAGCTCCGCATTCTGCTGGTATATTTCCGGTAAAAGTTACGGCTGGGGCTCCTGGGCTTCAGCTGAAAGCCATTACCGCTCCTACTGCCGATCCGGCTTTTCAGGCAGTGGTTGGTAAAATTAAAAAAACGGGCCAGCAAGCTAAAAAACACGAGCCTGCCGGTAAAAAAGTAAAAGAAGCCCAATTGGCGGCTAAACCACCCGCCAACGAAAAAGAAAGTTTAGCTAAAGATAAAAAGGTAGCCGAAATGGCTCAGCAGGAGCCAGGGGTTTTCGACGAAGGTAAATTTAAGGCTGCTTTACGCGAAAAAATTGCCGCACTGCAATTAAACACCTTAAAAGATGCCGAAAACTTTAAGGCCAACAATGGCGCGGCGGCGGTAAAAGGCGACGTGAGTTCGCAGGTAAACAGCGAAAAAGAAAAAGCCGCTGGCAGCATAGAAGGGAAAGTAAAAGAAGCCCCGGCTCCCGGTAGTGTGCCTGGCAAGGAAGTGGGTCCCGAACCAGCCCCGGCTCCTGGGGTAGCCGCTCCCACCATCAACGGCGCCCAGGCCGCCCCCAAGCCCGTGCCTGCCACCGACGTGTCGTTGCAGAAAGAAAGCCAAAGTCTGGACAAGCAAATGGCCGATGCCAAGGTTACCGAAAAGCAGCTAAGTAAATCGAATGAGCCTTCCTTTACCGGCGCCCTGGCGGATAAGAAAACCGCGCAGAAAGATGCCCTAGAGCGGCCCCAACAATTCCGGAAAGATGAAAAAGGCATTATTGTCAATGCGCAGGTTACCGCCGCCGCGGTAAGTAAAACGCAATTAAACGGTTTGGTAGGCACCCAAAAACAAAAAATGGGCGGGGTGCTAAGCAAGCAGCAGGAAGCAAAAGCCAAAGACGAAGCCGACCGCGCCAAAGTAGCCGCCGACATTGAACAAAAATTTAACGCCACTAAAACCGAAGTAGAAGGCATTCTATCCAAACTAGATACCGACGTAACCGCTATGTTCGATAAAGGCATCAGCGAGGCCACCCAAGACTTTGAAGATTACGTGGACCGTGAAGTACGCAAGTACAAGATTGACCGGTACTTAAACCGCATTGGTGGTTCTTTACTGTGGGCCGCCGACTTGCTGCTAGGCTTACCCGACGAAGTAAACGATATTTATAAACGGGGCAAAGAGCGGTATGTCCGGTCTATGGATGTGGTCATCAATAAAGTAGCCCGGTTGGTAGTAACGCAACTAAATGCCGCTAAAAAACGCATTGCCACCGGGAAAGCCGAGATA
Proteins encoded in this window:
- a CDS encoding eCIS core domain-containing protein, with the protein product MFSAAEKTVKLAPAVQQKAAGNCFFKKTGEEGFFQNKQTALPENTAFFNAPVQAKLKVSSPDDPQEKEADAVADRVMRMPEPTAEPKITEPITDKKEENISRKEAAAPKKDDSMADTVLTKKDSTHKLQTKLSWTIFRGVDASHSLDAADQSKVSTEENSARKNTVLGGSEGVPRSGRETIHDASSFEQSLAATKGKGSALSGSTRKFMESRFNADFSNVRIHTDTNAVNLSTRVQAQAFAHGNDIYFNSNKYAPDSNVGRSLLAHELTHTIQQGASKTKPAAVNSPESLAPKNDSNLNTDAVRFLPDQATTYTKATEIKPIVVQEDTEVSRKNNSEFSGHKLSLAHDQSAKAPRSTWQVGVKGHLQRVPVNPALPNSAEPEIQKKEDFPEKDKLAEQPKLGIQKKTFASANPAPHSAGIFPVKVTAGAPGLQLKAITAPTADPAFQAVVGKIKKTGQQAKKHEPAGKKVKEAQLAAKPPANEKESLAKDKKVAEMAQQEPGVFDEGKFKAALREKIAALQLNTLKDAENFKANNGAAAVKGDVSSQVNSEKEKAAGSIEGKVKEAPAPGSVPGKEVGPEPAPAPGVAAPTINGAQAAPKPVPATDVSLQKESQSLDKQMADAKVTEKQLSKSNEPSFTGALADKKTAQKDALERPQQFRKDEKGIIVNAQVTAAAVSKTQLNGLVGTQKQKMGGVLSKQQEAKAKDEADRAKVAADIEQKFNATKTEVEGILSKLDTDVTAMFDKGISEATQDFEDYVDREVRKYKIDRYLNRIGGSLLWAADLLLGLPDEVNDIYKRGKERYVRSMDVVINKVARLVVTQLNAAKKRIATGKAEIKSYVDKLPKNLQAIGNDAAKKVQAQFSELEQGVNNKQNELVDTLAAKYKAGLENVDKKIAEMKEANKGLVDKAIGAIKDVIDAIIEFKNMLLNVLARAAAAIDLIIEDPIGFLGNLVAGVKQGIQKFVGNIATHLKNGLMGWLFGTLAEAGIQMPQSFDAKGIMSLILQVLGLTYANIRARAVNIVGEKVVAGLEKAAEIFIILKNEGIGGLWRFIKEKVEQLKDTVIESIKSFVIEKIVVAGVTWLVSMLNPASAFIKACKMIYDVIMFFVTRGSQIMALVNAVIDSVTAIAKGAIGVAATAVENALAKALPVAISFLASLLGLGGISEKIKAIIAKIQAPINAAIDWVINKAVALVKAAGKLLMAGGKKVVGAIKSLLGIKKSFSASDGTSHSLFFKGNESNPELMVATTAMPVRDALKQIALKIKDPGNEKLEPQYIKADKLVYKISKDIRQVQKKDQEGYQLEDIENVNSSLKELSDVMESLMPLLSDKSGAGAGAVKVGDLLKITRMNKYASVSDVSDMIRYKVLEQGNSRVSMEGFPKESFEEKVKNKEIVIELAGLSKKTRRDLYMGPTPDITGDVGRKVKERMKSLGKYDTAQKPGQFKDRGGEWFPIKVVNMGHVIDAAKWWNSNGRFKGPRAPEVISFMNDPDNYELEDKVQNQLRGATEGDRYLPPTS